In one Streptomyces marincola genomic region, the following are encoded:
- a CDS encoding aldehyde dehydrogenase family protein has translation MATQTPTRSGGAHPAPDPYTGFDSMPVGGTWRAGRAGRTKADHDPYTGEELTEIPLADASDVDEAYQAATEAQRAWGAAPAAERAAVLGRAAVVMAERAAEIGDWLVREAGCTRPRVAMELDISLAITRLAASRTFLDMRTVPSDTPGKENRVYRRPAGVIGVISPWNFPLFLTNRSVAPALAAGNAVVLKPAGDTPVTGGLLLAKIYEEAGLPPGVLNVLVGSGGEIGDALVRHDVPRVISFTGSTPVGRGIARQAGLKKLALELGGNGPLIVLDDADLDAAVSAAVYGSYFHQGQICMATNRVIVDASIHDAFVERCAARAGALVTGDPRDERTQIGPVINDSQLASVREKVERAVAQGGRLLVSGEPSGPTGRVLPPHLIVGGQHLATASEEVFGPVATIIRAEGEDDALALANHTEYGLSSAVFTRDVERGLRFAKRVEAGMTHINDTTVHDDVNAAFGGEKDSGLGRFGGGWVFDEFTSEHWISIQRTPRDLPVH, from the coding sequence ATGGCCACGCAGACGCCCACCCGGAGCGGCGGCGCGCACCCCGCACCCGACCCCTACACCGGCTTCGACAGCATGCCGGTCGGCGGCACGTGGCGGGCCGGCCGCGCCGGCCGGACCAAGGCCGACCACGACCCGTACACCGGCGAAGAACTGACCGAGATCCCGCTGGCCGACGCCTCCGACGTGGACGAGGCCTACCAGGCCGCGACCGAGGCGCAGCGCGCCTGGGGCGCCGCGCCGGCCGCCGAGCGCGCAGCCGTGCTCGGCCGGGCCGCGGTGGTCATGGCGGAACGCGCGGCCGAGATCGGCGACTGGCTCGTGCGCGAGGCCGGGTGCACCCGGCCCAGGGTCGCCATGGAACTCGACATCAGCCTGGCCATCACCCGGCTGGCGGCCTCGCGCACGTTCCTCGACATGCGGACCGTGCCCTCGGACACGCCGGGCAAGGAGAACCGGGTCTACCGCCGCCCGGCCGGGGTCATCGGCGTGATCAGCCCGTGGAACTTCCCGCTGTTCCTCACCAACCGCTCCGTCGCCCCCGCGCTCGCCGCGGGCAACGCGGTGGTGCTCAAACCGGCGGGGGACACCCCGGTCACCGGCGGGCTGCTGCTCGCGAAGATCTACGAGGAGGCGGGGCTGCCGCCCGGCGTGCTGAACGTCCTCGTCGGCAGCGGCGGCGAGATCGGCGACGCGCTGGTGCGGCACGACGTGCCGCGCGTGATCTCGTTCACCGGCTCGACCCCGGTCGGGCGCGGCATCGCCCGGCAGGCGGGGCTGAAGAAGCTGGCGCTCGAACTCGGCGGCAACGGGCCGCTGATCGTCCTCGACGACGCGGACCTGGACGCGGCGGTGTCGGCGGCCGTCTACGGCAGCTACTTCCACCAGGGCCAGATCTGCATGGCGACCAACCGCGTCATCGTCGACGCCTCGATCCACGACGCGTTCGTCGAACGCTGCGCGGCGCGCGCCGGGGCGCTCGTCACCGGCGACCCGCGCGACGAACGCACCCAGATCGGGCCCGTCATCAACGACAGCCAGCTCGCGTCCGTGCGCGAGAAGGTGGAGCGCGCCGTCGCGCAGGGCGGGCGCCTGCTGGTGTCGGGCGAGCCGTCCGGCCCCACCGGGCGCGTGCTGCCGCCGCACCTGATCGTCGGCGGGCAGCACCTGGCCACGGCCTCCGAGGAGGTGTTCGGCCCGGTGGCCACGATCATCAGGGCCGAGGGCGAGGACGACGCGCTCGCGCTCGCGAACCACACCGAGTACGGCCTGTCCAGCGCCGTGTTCACGCGCGACGTCGAACGCGGCCTGCGGTTCGCCAAACGCGTCGAGGCCGGGATGACCCACATCAACGACACCACCGTGCACGACGACGTGAACGCGGCGTTCGGCGGCGAGAAGGACTCGGGGCTCGGGCGGTTCGGCGGCGGCTGGGTGTTCGACGAGTTCACGAGCGAGCACTGGATCAGCATCCAGCGCACCCCGCGCGACCTGCCCGTCCACTGA
- a CDS encoding Cmx/CmrA family chloramphenicol efflux MFS transporter gives MPLPLYLLAVAVFAMGTSEFMLAGLLPDIAADLGVTVGTAGALTSAYAVGMIVGAPAVAAFARRWPARSALVVSVLVFLAAHVVGAATTSFPLLLATRVAAALANAGFLAIALTTAAAMVPADRKGRALAVLLSGTTTATIAGVPAGSLLGSLLGWRATFWAVAALCLPAALGILRGVPARGPQEGERERPALRAEFAQLARPRLILVMTLGALVNAATFGSFTFLAPVVTDTAGLDELWVPFALVVFGAGSLLGVNVAGRLSDRLPGLVLAAGGPPLLIGWPALALLAEVPLALFALLFVQGALSFAVGSTLIARVLHEAAGAPTMAGSYATAALNVGAAAGPLIAAATLRGQGGGLGPLWAGGALVGVALLVLLLFRDAFAVGRERVAGR, from the coding sequence ATGCCTCTTCCTCTCTACCTGCTCGCCGTGGCGGTCTTCGCCATGGGCACATCCGAATTCATGCTCGCGGGCCTCCTGCCCGACATCGCCGCGGATCTCGGCGTGACCGTCGGTACGGCGGGCGCGCTCACCTCGGCCTACGCGGTGGGCATGATCGTCGGTGCCCCGGCCGTGGCCGCGTTCGCCCGGCGGTGGCCCGCGCGGTCCGCGCTCGTCGTGTCCGTCCTCGTCTTCCTCGCGGCGCACGTCGTGGGCGCGGCCACGACGAGCTTCCCCCTCCTGCTCGCGACCCGGGTGGCCGCGGCGCTCGCCAACGCCGGGTTCCTCGCCATCGCCCTGACGACGGCCGCCGCGATGGTCCCCGCCGACCGGAAGGGGCGGGCGCTGGCCGTGCTGCTCTCCGGCACGACGACGGCCACGATCGCCGGGGTCCCGGCGGGCTCGCTGCTCGGTTCGCTGCTCGGCTGGCGCGCCACGTTCTGGGCCGTCGCCGCGCTCTGCCTGCCAGCGGCCCTCGGCATCCTCAGGGGCGTCCCGGCGCGCGGCCCCCAGGAGGGCGAACGGGAACGCCCGGCCCTACGCGCGGAGTTCGCGCAGCTCGCGCGCCCGCGCCTGATCCTGGTGATGACGCTCGGCGCGCTGGTGAACGCGGCGACCTTCGGCAGCTTCACGTTCCTCGCCCCCGTGGTGACGGACACCGCCGGGCTCGACGAGCTGTGGGTGCCGTTCGCCCTGGTCGTCTTCGGGGCCGGTTCGCTCCTCGGCGTCAACGTCGCGGGGCGGCTGTCCGACCGGCTGCCCGGCCTGGTCCTGGCGGCCGGCGGCCCGCCGCTGCTCATCGGCTGGCCGGCCCTGGCGCTGCTGGCCGAGGTGCCGCTCGCGCTGTTCGCGCTGCTGTTCGTCCAGGGCGCGCTGTCGTTCGCCGTGGGCAGCACCCTGATCGCCCGGGTGCTCCACGAGGCGGCGGGCGCCCCGACCATGGCCGGCTCCTACGCGACCGCCGCCCTCAACGTCGGCGCCGCGGCCGGGCCGCTCATCGCCGCGGCCACGCTGCGCGGCCAGGGCGGCGGCCTCGGGCCGCTGTGGGCCGGCGGCGCGCTCGTCGGCGTGGCCCTGCTCGTCCTCCTCCTGTTCCGCGACGCGTTCGCGGTCGGGCGCGAACGCGTCGCGGGGCGCTGA